The following coding sequences lie in one Silvanigrella aquatica genomic window:
- a CDS encoding flagellin has product MGLRIKSNIDSLLAQRRLSENQDELSDSIEKLSSGLRINKSSDDAAGLAISETMRAKVRSFAQAKRNASDGISFLQTGEGGLSELNNIIIRMRELTTQAASDTIGETERSFLNKEFQELGKEVNRIKDQTEFNGRKLLSDEDQKDINVQVGVNFRKSDGETNEENEVITLKFDDLSELNESLNKLTDLSIEGEDGRELGGSPTEDIFSALDNSMLNVTKTRATLGALQSRLNSTITSIDIGSENLNAAQSRIRDVDYGSESAKFAQSKILVSAGTSVLAQANQLPETVLHLIR; this is encoded by the coding sequence ATGGGACTTAGAATTAAATCCAACATTGATAGTCTCTTGGCGCAAAGAAGATTAAGTGAAAATCAAGATGAATTATCAGATAGTATTGAAAAATTATCTTCGGGGTTAAGAATAAATAAATCCTCCGATGACGCCGCAGGGCTTGCTATCTCAGAAACAATGCGCGCTAAAGTAAGAAGCTTTGCACAAGCAAAAAGAAATGCCTCCGATGGAATTTCTTTTTTACAAACAGGAGAAGGTGGCCTCAGTGAGTTAAATAATATAATTATTAGAATGAGGGAGCTCACAACACAAGCCGCCAGTGACACTATAGGCGAAACAGAAAGATCCTTTTTGAACAAAGAATTTCAGGAATTGGGAAAAGAAGTCAACCGCATTAAAGATCAAACTGAATTTAATGGTCGAAAGCTGCTTTCTGATGAAGACCAAAAAGACATCAATGTGCAGGTCGGCGTTAACTTTAGAAAAAGCGATGGTGAAACAAACGAAGAAAATGAAGTCATTACACTAAAATTTGATGATTTATCAGAATTAAATGAATCACTTAACAAGTTAACAGACTTAAGCATTGAAGGAGAAGATGGACGGGAACTGGGAGGAAGTCCTACGGAAGATATCTTTTCAGCACTTGATAATTCTATGTTAAACGTAACAAAAACAAGAGCTACTTTAGGAGCATTGCAAAGCAGACTAAACTCAACTATTACTTCAATAGATATCGGAAGTGAGAATCTCAATGCAGCTCAATCTCGAATTCGCGATGTAGACTATGGTTCTGAATCAGCAAAATTTGCTCAAAGTAAAATTCTTGTTTCAGCAGGCACTTCTGTTTTGGCACAGGCCAACCAACTCCCTGAAACGGTATTACATTTAATAAGATAG
- the rpoN gene encoding RNA polymerase factor sigma-54, producing the protein MALEIKQGLKTTQKISLSAELKHSITILTLGRYELEKLITDELEKNPCLIGIPKYDEQEYTLHYEELKRALQNSFNQTDYTERYNDIKSNEAISSSDQKREYADSSSNISLHTSIQEQIAIMRLSAYEKECVLTILQYIDDNGFLNTDKETISEANSIHIDDVQFAIETIQKCEPTGVGACNAQECLYLQFKKLDKKPKYVEKLLTEYWNEFQKQNFLKIAKIEKTNINEIKNAFRFIKTHFDPRPARQFGPLSNQLITPDVYVFKRDGKWICSLNENGLPRLKLSKKYSKLVSNLKNDTFEKDSKDISKYINENIKSAKWLVKSLKERDKTILKVVESIIRHQENFFEYGVEYLNPLTLKVVAQELDLHESTISRATSDKYLYSPRGIFELKYFFNAAVENNSGQELANESIKQYVAEFIKNEDKKNPLSDHEIALKIESFKGIKIARRTVAKYRESLGIMSSSKRIQRF; encoded by the coding sequence ATGGCTTTAGAAATTAAGCAAGGACTGAAAACAACTCAAAAAATATCTCTTTCAGCCGAACTTAAACATTCTATTACCATTCTAACTTTAGGCCGTTATGAACTTGAAAAACTCATAACAGATGAACTTGAAAAAAATCCTTGTCTTATTGGCATTCCTAAATATGATGAACAGGAATATACACTTCATTATGAAGAATTAAAACGCGCTTTGCAAAATTCTTTTAACCAAACAGATTATACAGAACGTTACAACGATATTAAAAGTAACGAAGCCATTTCTTCATCGGATCAAAAAAGAGAATATGCGGACTCAAGTTCAAATATTTCTTTACATACTTCCATTCAAGAACAAATAGCAATTATGCGCTTAAGTGCCTATGAAAAAGAATGTGTTTTAACAATATTGCAGTACATTGATGACAATGGATTTTTAAATACAGATAAAGAAACAATTTCAGAAGCAAACAGTATTCATATAGATGATGTGCAATTTGCTATAGAGACTATTCAAAAATGCGAACCCACAGGGGTAGGTGCTTGCAACGCTCAAGAATGTCTTTATTTACAGTTTAAAAAATTAGATAAAAAACCGAAATACGTTGAAAAACTCTTAACAGAATATTGGAACGAATTTCAAAAGCAAAACTTTTTAAAAATTGCTAAAATTGAGAAAACAAATATAAATGAAATTAAAAATGCTTTTCGCTTTATAAAAACGCATTTTGATCCGAGACCAGCACGACAATTTGGCCCTCTATCTAATCAATTAATAACTCCTGACGTCTATGTTTTTAAAAGGGATGGAAAATGGATTTGTAGTTTAAATGAAAATGGATTACCACGACTGAAACTTTCTAAAAAATATTCCAAACTCGTTTCTAATTTAAAAAATGATACATTTGAAAAAGATTCCAAAGATATATCTAAATATATTAATGAAAATATAAAGTCAGCAAAGTGGCTTGTAAAATCATTAAAAGAACGCGATAAAACAATATTAAAAGTAGTAGAATCGATTATTAGACATCAAGAAAATTTCTTTGAATATGGTGTTGAATATTTAAATCCTCTTACCTTAAAAGTTGTGGCACAAGAATTAGATTTACATGAAAGTACAATTTCAAGAGCAACATCAGATAAATATTTATATTCTCCAAGAGGTATTTTTGAATTAAAATATTTTTTTAATGCCGCTGTAGAAAATAACTCTGGGCAAGAACTTGCTAATGAGTCTATAAAACAATATGTGGCAGAATTTATCAAAAATGAAGATAAAAAAAATCCTCTATCAGATCATGAAATTGCATTAAAAATCGAATCATTTAAAGGGATTAAAATAGCCCGCAGAACCGTTGCTAAATACAGAGAATCACTAGGAATAA